One Rosa chinensis cultivar Old Blush chromosome 3, RchiOBHm-V2, whole genome shotgun sequence DNA window includes the following coding sequences:
- the LOC112192973 gene encoding LOW QUALITY PROTEIN: receptor protein kinase TMK1-like (The sequence of the model RefSeq protein was modified relative to this genomic sequence to represent the inferred CDS: deleted 2 bases in 1 codon), producing MEKKKPQHVGYYYKLLAFLAAGFSSLLLCANSQPSASNDAAVMLALKKSLSPSSSFGWSDPDPCKWSHVGCSGDNRVTRIQIGHQNLQGTLPTSLQNLTQLQRLEVQWNKISGPLPSLSGLGSLQVLLLGNNLFTSIPSDFFAGMTSLQSVEIDNNPFTAWEIPQTLQNASSLQNFSANSANITGKIPGFFNADAFPGLVNLHLAFNYLEGQLPESFSGSEMQSLWLNGQQSVGKLVGSIDVLRNMTTLTEVWLHSNGFSGPLPDFSGLTDLRSLSVRDNLFTGPVPVSLLNLKSLESLNLTNNLLQGPMPDFQGVSVDMTKDSNNFCLPSPGPCDPRVDTLLLIVSSMSYPQKFAENWKGNDPCADWIGVTCRNGNITVINFQKMGLTGTISPAFASLKSLQRLVLADNNLTGSIPEELATLPALTQLDVSNNLLYGKIPAFTKANVIVKTDGNPDIGKEKSTNGPYQNSTNPSTSISGNGNSSGPHGKKSSNLVGAIVFSVIGGVFVMFLIALLVICLYRTKQKRLTRVQSPNAMVIHPRHSGSDNESMKITVAGSSVSVGAISEAHTLPSSEPSDIQMVEAGNMVISIQVLRSVTNNFSEENILGRGGFGTVYKGELHDGTKIAVKRMEAGVIAGKGLAEFKSEIAVLTKVRHRHLVALLGYCLDGNERLLVYEYMPQGTLSRFIFNWPEEGLKPLEWTKRLTIALDVARGVEYLHGLAHQSFIHRDLKPSNILLGDDMRAKVADFGLVRLAPEGKGSIETRIAGTFGYLAPEYAVTGRVTTKVDVFSFGVILMELITGRKALDESQPEESMHLVTWFRRIFINKDSFRKAIDPTIDLDEGTLASVSTVAELAGHCSAREPYQRPDMSHAVNVLSSLVELWKPSDQSSEDIYGIDLEMSLPQALKKWQAYEGRSNMESSSSSLLPSLDNTQTSIPTRPYGFAESFTSADGR from the exons atggagaagaagaaaccCCAACATGTTGGGTACTACTACAAGCTCTTGGCTTTTCTGGCTGCTGGGTTTTCTTCCCTGTTGCTCTGTGCCAACTCTCAACCAAGCGCAAGCAACGATGCTGCAGTAATGCTAGCCCTCAAGAAGAGCCTCAGCCCGTCTAGTTCATTCGGATGGTCCGACCCGGACCCGTGCAAGTGGAGCCATGTAGGCTGCTCAGGTGACAATAGGGTGACCCGGATCCAGATTGGTCACCAAAACCTTCAAGGTACGCTCCCTACAAGCCTCCAAAACCTCACTCAGCTACAGCGATTAGAGGTTCAGTGGAACAAGATTTCGGGGCCTCTTCCAAGCCTAAGTGGGTTGGGCTCGTTACAAGTCTTGTTACTTGGTAACAACTTGTTTACTTCAATTCCTAGTGATTTCTTTGCTGGCATGACTTCACTTCAGTCTGTTGAGATTGACAACAACCCATTTACGGCTTGGGAAATCCCCCAAACCCTCCAGAACGCATCGTCACTTCAAAATTTCTCAGCCAATTCCGCCAACATTACCGGAAAGATACCGGGTTTTTTCAACGCCGATGCGTTTCCCGGGCTGGTTAACTTGCACTTGGCTTTCAATTACCTGGAGGGCCAATTGCCGGAGAGCTTTTCGGGGTCAGAAATGCAGTCTCTTTGGCTTAATGGGCAGCAAAGTGTAGGTAAGCTTGTTGGCAGCATTGATGTTTTACGCAACATGACTACGCTGACTGAGGTTTGGTTGCATTCAAATGGGTTTTCAGGCCCGTTGCCCGACTTTTCGGGGTTGACAGATTTGAGGAGCTTAAGTGTAAGAGATAATTTGTTCACCGGACCTGTTCCGGTGTCATTGTTGAACCTCAAGTCATTAGAGTCTCTGAATTTGACAAACAACTTGCTCCAAGGACCAATGCCAGATTTT CAAGGGGTTTCAGTAGATATGACTAAGGATTCAAATAACTTTTGCCTGCCAAGTCCCGGCCCATGCGATCCTCGAGTGGATACTTTGCTTTTGATTGTTAGCTCAATGTCTTATCCTCAAAAGTTTGCAGAGAATTGGAAGGGGAATGATCCCTGTGCAGATTGGATCGGAGTCACTTGTAGAAATGGCAACATTACAGTCATCAATTTTCAGAAAATGGGTCTCACTGGAACCATTTCTCCGGCTTTTGCCTCACTTAAGTCGCTCCAAAGACTGGTTCTTGCTGATAACAATTTGACAGGATCTATTCCAGAGGAGCTTGCCACTCTGCCTGCACTTACTCAATTAGATGTGTCAAACAATCTGCTTTATGGCAAAATCCCAGCTTTTACCAAGGCTAATGTGATTGTAAAAACTGATGGCAACCCTGATATAGGGAAGGAAAAGAGTACCAATGGGCCGTATCAGAATTCAACTAACCCTTCTACAAGTATTTCTGGAAATGGTAACAGTTCTGGACCTCATGGGAAGAAATCTTCAAATTTAGTAGGAGCTATTGTGTTCTCTGTTATCGGTGGTGTTTTTGTGATGTTCTTAATTGCACTGTTGGTCATCTGTTTGTATAGAACAAAACAAAAGCGATTGACCAGAGTTCAGAGCCCAAATGCAATGGTAATCCATCCTCGCCATTCTGGATCTGATAATGAGAGCATGAAGATAACAGTTGCAGGCTCTAGTGTTAGCGTTGGTGCAATTAGTGAAGCTCACACTCTTCCTAGTAGTGAGCCAAGCGACATCCAAATGGTTGAAGCAGGAAACATGGTGATATCTATTCAAGTGCTACGGAGTGTGACCAACAATTTCAGTGAAGAAAATATATTGGGAAGAGGAGGCTTCGGGACAGTGTATAAAGGAGAACTGCATGATGGAACAAAGATTGCTGTTAAGAGAATGGAGGCTGGGGTAATAGCAGGAAAGGGGCTTGCAGAATTTAAGTCTGAGATTGCAGTTTTGACCAAGGTTCGGCACAGGCATCTAGTTGCTCTTCTGGGGTATTGTTTGGATGGCAATGAAAGGCTTCTTGTATATGAGTATATGCCTCAAGGGACACTCAGTAGGTTCATCTTCAACTGGCCTGAAGAAGGACTGAAGCCACTTGAATGGACAAAAAGGTTGACCATTGCGTTAGATGTAGCAAGGGGAGTTGAGTATCTTCATGGTTTAGCCCATCAGAGTTTTATACATAGAGACCTAAAGCCTTCAAACATTCTCCTTGGAGATGATATGAGGGCTAAGGTTGCAGATTTTGGTCTTGTGCGGCTTGCTCCAGAGGGTAAAGGTTCAATTGAAACAAGAATTGCAGGGACTTTTGGATACTTGGCACCAGAATATGCAG TGACTGGTCGTGTGACAACTAAAGTAGATGTATTCAGCTTCGGGGTGATTTTGATGGAGCTAATCACAGGGAGAAAAGCACTTGACGAGAGCCAGCCTGAGGAGAGCATGCACCTTGTCACATGGTTTCGGAGGATTTTTATTAATAAGGACTCGTTCCGCAAGGCCATTGATCCAACAATTGATCTTGACGAGGGAACACTTGCCAGTGTGAGCACTGTTGCAGAGCTAGCAGGTCACTGCTCTGCAAGAGAGCCCTATCAAAGGCCTGACATGAGCCATGCTGTTAATGTTCTATCTTCTCTGGTGGAGCTTTGGAAACCAAGTGATCAAAGCTCTGAAGACATATATGGTATCGATCTTGAAATGTCATTGCCACAAGCACTTAAGAAATGGCAGGCTTATGAAGGTAGGAGCAATATGGAATCCTCTTCGTCATCACTTCTTCCAAGCTTGGACAATACCCAGACTAGCATCCCCACTCGCCCCTATGGCTTTGCCGAGTCTTTCACATCTGCAGATGGGAGGTAG